Proteins from one Methanobrevibacter sp. genomic window:
- the ilvN gene encoding acetolactate synthase small subunit yields the protein MSEKSHVISTLVEHKPGVLQNVAGLLNRRGFNIDSITVGASEVEGLARMVFVVKGDEKVLEQVIKQLHKLVDVVKIKDLDPEYVLKRELCLVKVKTTREKSRSEIIEYADIFKAKIIDVCDDFITMEVTGNPEKIDSFLRLMKPFGIKKIARTGPTAIARGHH from the coding sequence ATGAGCGAAAAATCTCATGTTATTAGTACTTTGGTTGAACACAAGCCAGGTGTACTTCAAAACGTTGCAGGATTGTTGAATAGACGTGGTTTCAACATTGACAGCATCACTGTAGGTGCATCTGAAGTTGAAGGCTTGGCCAGAATGGTTTTCGTTGTAAAAGGCGATGAAAAGGTCTTGGAACAGGTCATCAAGCAATTGCATAAGCTTGTTGATGTTGTAAAGATCAAGGATCTTGACCCTGAATACGTATTGAAAAGAGAGCTTTGTTTAGTAAAGGTTAAAACAACTAGGGAAAAATCAAGGTCTGAAATCATTGAATACGCAGACATTTTCAAAGCAAAGATCATTGATGTATGTGATGATTTCATTACAATGGAAGTTACAGGAAATCCTGAAAAGATTGACTCATTCCTAAGATTGATGAAACCATTCGGAATCAAAAAAATAGCTCGTACTGGACCTACTGCAATTGCAAGAGGTCATCATTAG
- a CDS encoding acetolactate synthase large subunit → MRGGDAIIKALMDKGVDTIFGYPGGTVIPFYDMLYDSDLRHILVRHEQCAAHAAEGYARASGKVGVCLATSGPGATNLVTGIANAYMDSSPIIAITGQVVSNLIGNDAFQEVDIMGITMPITKHSYQPKDANDIPSIINTSFEIASTGRCGPVLIDVPKEVQEQELDEYVLGTIPTPGYKPTLKGNSKQIAKAAKMLLEAERPFILAGGGTILAGASEEVKKLAELINAPIATSLMGKGIIDENDDLSIGMLGMHGKQVANQNVNKTDCLLAIGCRFSDRTTGKLEEFIPDAKVIHIDIDPAEIGKNVAVDLPIVGDAKIVLNQLIKELEANPSDRNAWLKSIVDFKKSTIPRVSYEDIPLKPQQVIKEIAASITEDTIVTTDVGLHQMWAAHFLDISKPRKFISSGGLGTMGFGFPAAIGAKVACPDDAVLAIVGDGGFLMVSQELATIKEHDIPIVIALLNNRKLGMVYQWQNKMYDKRYSETDLGNSPDFVKLAESYGINAERVEEVDKTQEALSKALKDNESILLEITVEKDEFIPMFPPGGGINDLLGEYKYEKDVEGGK, encoded by the coding sequence ATGAGAGGCGGAGACGCTATAATAAAAGCTTTGATGGATAAGGGTGTAGACACCATATTCGGTTACCCTGGAGGTACCGTAATTCCATTTTATGACATGCTATATGACTCAGACTTGAGACATATACTTGTCAGACATGAACAATGTGCAGCGCATGCTGCAGAAGGTTATGCAAGAGCTTCTGGTAAAGTTGGTGTCTGTTTAGCCACTTCTGGCCCTGGTGCAACAAATTTGGTTACCGGTATTGCAAATGCATATATGGATTCATCCCCGATAATTGCAATTACCGGACAGGTGGTTAGTAATTTAATTGGTAATGATGCATTTCAGGAAGTGGACATCATGGGTATTACAATGCCTATTACAAAACACTCATACCAACCGAAGGATGCCAATGATATTCCAAGTATTATTAATACCAGTTTTGAAATCGCTTCAACTGGCAGATGCGGACCTGTATTGATTGATGTTCCTAAGGAAGTGCAGGAACAGGAATTGGATGAATATGTGTTAGGAACAATTCCAACTCCAGGTTATAAGCCTACCCTTAAAGGTAATTCAAAACAGATTGCAAAAGCTGCAAAAATGCTTCTTGAAGCTGAAAGACCATTCATTTTAGCTGGTGGAGGTACAATTTTAGCAGGGGCTTCAGAAGAGGTCAAGAAACTTGCGGAATTGATCAATGCTCCTATAGCCACTTCATTGATGGGTAAAGGAATCATCGATGAGAATGATGACTTATCCATTGGAATGCTTGGTATGCATGGAAAGCAGGTAGCTAATCAGAATGTAAACAAAACCGACTGCTTGCTTGCAATCGGATGCAGATTCTCTGACAGAACCACCGGTAAACTTGAAGAGTTCATACCTGATGCAAAGGTCATCCACATTGACATCGATCCTGCTGAAATCGGAAAGAATGTTGCTGTAGACTTGCCTATTGTAGGTGATGCTAAGATTGTATTGAATCAATTGATTAAAGAGTTGGAAGCTAATCCAAGTGATAGGAATGCTTGGCTGAAATCTATTGTAGACTTTAAGAAATCTACTATACCAAGAGTCAGCTATGAGGATATTCCTTTAAAGCCTCAACAGGTAATCAAGGAGATTGCAGCTTCAATCACAGAAGATACAATTGTAACCACTGATGTAGGTCTTCACCAAATGTGGGCAGCTCATTTCCTTGACATTTCAAAACCTCGCAAGTTCATATCTTCCGGAGGTCTTGGAACCATGGGATTCGGTTTCCCTGCAGCTATTGGTGCAAAGGTAGCTTGTCCTGATGATGCCGTACTTGCCATTGTAGGTGACGGCGGATTCCTTATGGTATCCCAGGAATTGGCTACAATCAAAGAGCATGACATTCCTATAGTCATTGCATTGCTGAACAACAGAAAACTGGGAATGGTATACCAATGGCAAAACAAGATGTATGATAAGAGGTACTCCGAGACAGATTTAGGAAACAGTCCTGATTTTGTAAAATTGGCTGAAAGCTATGGAATCAATGCAGAAAGGGTTGAGGAAGTTGACAAGACTCAAGAAGCATTGTCCAAAGCCCTTAAGGATAATGAGTCCATTCTCTTGGAGATTACTGTTGAGAAGGATGAGTTCATTCCTATGTTCCCACCAGGTGGAGGTATAAATGACCTTCTTGGTGAGTATAAGTACGAAAAAGATGTTGAAGGAGGAAAATAA
- the purD gene encoding phosphoribosylamine--glycine ligase has product MKVLVVGTGAREHAICDALIKDDVELYAYMSKNNPGISKISTFKKGDEGEVDEVAKFAKENGIELAVIGPESPLGKGIVNALEAVGVPCVGPAQESARIETDKSFMRNLFEKYEIKGSLTYKVFDNYEDISKFLDEYEKDVVVKPVGLTGGKGVKIVGDHLKDNQDAKAYAKEVMDNAMGGFAQVIIEEKVVGEEFTIQAFCDGENLAPMPAAQDHPHAFENDQGLITGGMGSYSDVGGLLPFLSQEDYDEAVDIMKETLKAIAKETTPYKGILYGQFMLSNEGPKLIEYNARFGDPEAMNVLPLLKTPMINICKSIVDGTLGDVEFEDLASVCKYIVPDGYPDTPHAGELIEVDEEAIEALGAKVFYAAVSEEEDGIHLSGSRALGIVAQGETIAEAEKIAEEACGLVGGNVYHRRDVGTQALIQKRIDHMEAIRNE; this is encoded by the coding sequence ATGAAAGTATTAGTTGTTGGAACCGGTGCAAGAGAACATGCAATCTGTGATGCATTGATAAAAGATGATGTGGAATTATATGCTTACATGAGCAAGAACAACCCTGGAATCAGCAAGATTTCCACCTTCAAAAAGGGAGATGAAGGAGAAGTTGATGAAGTGGCCAAGTTCGCAAAGGAAAACGGAATCGAATTGGCTGTAATCGGACCTGAATCCCCTCTTGGAAAAGGAATCGTAAATGCTCTTGAAGCGGTTGGAGTCCCTTGTGTCGGACCGGCACAGGAATCCGCAAGGATTGAAACAGACAAATCCTTTATGAGAAACCTATTTGAAAAATACGAAATCAAGGGATCCCTTACCTACAAGGTATTTGACAACTACGAAGACATCAGCAAATTCCTGGATGAATATGAAAAGGATGTTGTAGTGAAACCTGTAGGATTGACCGGCGGTAAAGGCGTAAAGATCGTAGGTGACCACCTTAAGGACAATCAGGATGCAAAAGCCTATGCAAAAGAGGTTATGGACAATGCGATGGGCGGATTTGCACAAGTGATCATTGAAGAGAAAGTAGTTGGAGAAGAATTTACCATCCAAGCATTCTGCGATGGTGAAAACTTGGCTCCAATGCCTGCGGCACAGGACCACCCTCACGCTTTTGAAAACGATCAAGGCCTTATCACTGGTGGAATGGGTTCCTACTCAGATGTAGGAGGTCTATTGCCATTCTTAAGCCAAGAAGACTATGACGAAGCTGTTGACATCATGAAGGAAACATTGAAGGCAATAGCTAAGGAAACCACTCCATACAAAGGAATCCTCTATGGTCAATTCATGCTTTCCAACGAAGGCCCTAAATTAATCGAATACAACGCAAGATTCGGTGACCCTGAAGCAATGAACGTACTTCCATTACTCAAGACTCCAATGATTAACATCTGTAAATCAATTGTAGATGGAACTCTTGGAGATGTAGAGTTTGAGGATTTGGCTTCCGTATGCAAATACATCGTACCTGACGGATACCCAGACACCCCTCATGCAGGAGAGCTTATCGAAGTAGATGAGGAAGCAATTGAAGCCCTCGGTGCAAAAGTCTTCTATGCAGCTGTAAGCGAAGAGGAAGATGGAATTCACCTCTCCGGTTCAAGAGCTTTAGGAATCGTTGCTCAAGGAGAAACCATTGCTGAAGCTGAAAAAATAGCTGAAGAGGCTTGCGGCTTAGTTGGTGGAAACGTTTACCATAGAAGAGACGTTGGTACCCAAGCCTTAATCCAAAAACGTATCGATCATATGGAAGCAATCAGAAATGAATAG
- the argF gene encoding ornithine carbamoyltransferase codes for MRSLLSVSDIEDEVTKILDIASDFKAGKIEEKPLKDQKLAMIFEKSSTRTRVSFEVGMYELGGTALFLSSNDLQLGRGEPIKDTAKVLSRFCDAIMIRAIEHDDVVELRDEASVPIINGLTNLEHPCQALADMLTVKEHKGGFDGKFVYVGDGNNVCNSLLLICGCLGMDMAVACPDEYRPDAEIVAKAEEYAEKNNSTITITSDVKAAVSGADVIYTDVWVSMGDEKEADKRREDFKAYQVNQELIDLADDDVIFMHCLPAIRGEEVSAEVIDGPHSVIYDQAENRMHAQKAVLYYFLKELQ; via the coding sequence ATGAGAAGTCTATTATCAGTAAGTGATATTGAAGATGAAGTCACTAAAATCTTAGATATTGCTAGTGACTTTAAAGCTGGAAAGATAGAGGAAAAACCTCTTAAGGACCAAAAATTGGCTATGATTTTTGAAAAGTCCTCCACAAGAACAAGAGTTTCCTTTGAAGTTGGAATGTATGAATTGGGTGGAACCGCACTCTTCTTATCCTCCAATGACCTTCAATTGGGAAGAGGGGAACCTATCAAGGATACAGCAAAGGTATTGTCAAGATTCTGTGATGCAATAATGATTCGAGCAATCGAACACGATGATGTTGTAGAGCTTAGGGATGAAGCAAGCGTTCCAATCATAAACGGATTGACCAATTTGGAACACCCATGCCAGGCATTGGCAGACATGTTGACTGTCAAGGAACATAAAGGAGGATTTGATGGCAAATTCGTTTATGTCGGTGATGGAAACAATGTATGCAACTCCCTTCTATTGATCTGCGGATGCTTGGGAATGGATATGGCAGTAGCCTGTCCTGATGAATACAGACCAGACGCTGAAATTGTGGCAAAAGCTGAAGAGTATGCCGAAAAGAACAATTCAACCATCACCATCACAAGTGATGTGAAGGCTGCTGTAAGCGGCGCTGATGTCATCTATACTGACGTTTGGGTAAGTATGGGTGATGAGAAGGAAGCGGATAAGAGAAGAGAGGACTTCAAGGCATATCAAGTAAATCAGGAACTTATTGATTTGGCAGATGATGATGTGATTTTCATGCACTGCTTGCCTGCAATCAGAGGAGAGGAAGTGAGCGCTGAAGTGATTGACGGCCCTCATTCTGTAATATACGACCAAGCGGAAAACAGAATGCATGCACAAAAGGCTGTATTATACTACTTCCTTAAAGAACTGCAATAA
- a CDS encoding tetratricopeptide repeat protein — MDFNDPALEHLVNKITIALQENNREEAARYMDIIIEEYPEVANILMNSIEFQTLMAENEEMAENESRALSDEDIIKPGNSMEIDEQRVIDDMNAMLDIEPSTAQEFIQKGTVLTITEQFEDALDCFNNALELDPNNLSALISKGNTYELMDNYEEASKVYDIVMETEVSDIYDLMSKGYVLENHQRFDDALKTYNKALKSDKNNSNILFLKGSCLIKLQKHKEAVQTLDECIERYTDNPYETIFELENAYHNKGVALHALEEDDDALEAFSLALGINPNYHYTYYEIGIIQEDREKYESALKNYEKFLEFDNTDSEVVEAKERVEALLKE, encoded by the coding sequence ATGGACTTTAATGACCCTGCATTAGAACATTTAGTAAACAAGATTACAATTGCACTTCAAGAAAACAATAGGGAAGAGGCAGCGAGATACATGGATATCATCATTGAAGAGTATCCTGAAGTTGCAAACATCCTGATGAACTCTATAGAATTCCAGACATTGATGGCAGAAAACGAGGAAATGGCTGAAAATGAATCTCGCGCATTAAGCGATGAAGATATCATAAAGCCTGGAAACAGCATGGAAATCGATGAGCAAAGGGTCATTGACGACATGAATGCAATGCTTGACATTGAACCTAGCACTGCTCAGGAATTCATTCAGAAGGGAACTGTCCTAACCATTACAGAGCAATTTGAAGATGCTTTGGACTGTTTCAATAATGCATTGGAATTGGATCCGAACAACCTTTCCGCCTTGATTTCCAAAGGAAACACTTATGAACTTATGGACAATTACGAAGAGGCTTCAAAAGTTTATGACATTGTAATGGAAACCGAAGTGAGTGACATTTACGATTTGATGAGCAAAGGATATGTCCTTGAAAACCATCAAAGATTTGATGACGCCTTAAAGACTTACAATAAAGCTTTAAAATCAGACAAAAACAATTCCAATATTCTCTTTTTAAAAGGAAGCTGCCTAATCAAGCTTCAAAAGCATAAGGAGGCCGTTCAAACTTTGGATGAATGCATTGAAAGATATACTGACAATCCTTATGAGACCATTTTCGAATTGGAAAACGCCTATCACAACAAAGGTGTTGCATTGCATGCATTGGAAGAGGATGACGATGCGCTTGAAGCATTCTCCCTTGCACTTGGAATCAATCCGAACTATCACTACACCTACTACGAAATCGGCATTATCCAAGAGGACCGAGAGAAGTATGAAAGCGCTCTCAAAAACTATGAAAAGTTCTTGGAATTCGACAATACCGACTCTGAAGTTGTAGAAGCCAAGGAAAGAGTTGAAGCATTACTCAAAGAATAG
- a CDS encoding queuosine precursor transporter, whose translation MTILKSKPSQMELYPIITALFCGCLLISNILASKTFSLYDIILPCGVVIFPIVYIVGDVLTEIYGFTLAKRTIYLGFIINVIAIVAYQIAIFLPGTDIASSNAFSIILGSTPRILLASFISYLVGSYVNAYFMKVLKERYTDYLFARCSISTLFGEGLDAILFISIAFAGTMPNDVIITMIICQGAFKILYEIIVYPITRAVINWMKSLDDAPFAKIA comes from the coding sequence ATGACAATTTTAAAGAGTAAGCCTAGTCAAATGGAACTGTATCCGATCATCACTGCATTGTTCTGCGGATGTCTTTTAATATCAAACATCCTTGCTTCAAAGACATTTTCCTTATACGATATCATATTGCCATGCGGTGTGGTAATATTTCCTATTGTATATATCGTAGGGGATGTTCTAACAGAAATCTATGGATTCACCCTTGCAAAAAGAACAATCTATTTAGGGTTCATAATAAACGTGATTGCAATTGTCGCATATCAAATAGCTATCTTTTTACCTGGAACAGACATTGCAAGCTCAAATGCATTCAGCATCATTTTAGGTAGCACACCAAGAATCCTCTTGGCAAGCTTCATCTCATATCTTGTAGGATCCTATGTGAATGCATATTTCATGAAAGTCCTAAAGGAAAGATACACAGACTATCTCTTTGCAAGATGTTCAATAAGCACACTCTTCGGTGAAGGATTGGATGCAATACTATTCATTTCAATAGCCTTTGCAGGCACCATGCCTAATGATGTCATAATTACAATGATTATATGCCAAGGAGCATTCAAAATACTTTATGAAATCATAGTCTATCCAATTACAAGAGCTGTAATCAATTGGATGAAATCACTTGATGATGCACCATTTGCAAAAATAGCTTAA
- the argS gene encoding arginine--tRNA ligase yields MYFKIKSEAQEALKKAVDQFDCDFDDEIKLEFPPNPELGDLASTVSFQLAKHLRKAPNLIAPEVVEKIELPEIFEKVEATGPYVNFFINHDIFAKQLLDSVDEDYGTLAKVDEKIILEHTSANPNGPLHIGHIRNSILGDSLRRLLTKAGREVDTQYYVNDMGRQLAMIVFGMEELGLKLEDQPSEKIDHKVGELYFKVNQMLKEDESLGEGVDATIRKYEGGPSELDEKFEYAVNSCLEGVRETLKRMNVKHDAFVWEGQFVRTGIVDNLTQELIDIGYARYDEVLYLDLTEYDIDKHLVLRRADGTSLYSTRDIAYHIYKSRKCDKILDIFGSDHKLAARQVELALEILEEIEPNSDKMEVIFYEFITLPEGSMSTRRGVFISVDELMDEAVKRAKEEISSRRPDLDEETADEIAEEIGIGAIRYYIARLSPEKHITFKWDEALSFERGCASIQYAHARACKLLKKAQDEKGIDLANIEAEENWSLDDNEKELVKLIAKFPSLIEDSANIKRVHPIAQYCQDLAGAFNRFYKAEQVIGSDVENARLILVEKSRITLRNALDILGVSAPEMM; encoded by the coding sequence ATGTACTTTAAAATAAAATCAGAAGCTCAAGAAGCTTTAAAAAAGGCAGTTGATCAATTCGACTGTGATTTTGATGATGAGATTAAGTTGGAGTTTCCGCCTAATCCTGAATTAGGTGACTTGGCAAGCACTGTTTCATTCCAATTGGCCAAGCATTTGAGAAAGGCTCCAAATTTGATCGCTCCTGAAGTCGTGGAAAAGATTGAACTTCCTGAAATTTTCGAAAAGGTTGAAGCTACCGGACCTTATGTAAACTTCTTCATCAATCATGACATCTTTGCAAAGCAATTGTTGGATTCCGTAGATGAGGATTACGGAACCCTTGCAAAAGTTGATGAGAAGATCATATTGGAGCACACTTCAGCCAATCCTAACGGACCATTGCATATTGGCCATATCAGGAACTCCATATTGGGAGATTCCTTAAGAAGGCTTTTGACAAAGGCAGGAAGGGAAGTGGATACCCAATACTATGTAAACGATATGGGAAGGCAATTGGCCATGATAGTTTTCGGTATGGAAGAGCTTGGACTCAAGCTTGAAGACCAACCTTCCGAGAAAATCGACCACAAGGTTGGAGAGCTCTACTTCAAGGTCAATCAGATGTTGAAAGAGGACGAGTCATTAGGTGAAGGTGTGGATGCAACCATCAGAAAATATGAAGGGGGCCCATCCGAACTTGATGAGAAGTTCGAATATGCGGTAAACAGCTGTCTTGAAGGAGTAAGGGAGACCTTGAAGAGAATGAATGTGAAGCATGACGCATTTGTTTGGGAAGGACAGTTCGTTAGGACAGGCATCGTTGACAATCTTACCCAAGAATTGATCGATATCGGCTATGCAAGATATGATGAAGTCTTGTATCTTGACTTGACTGAATATGATATTGACAAGCATCTTGTACTTAGAAGGGCAGACGGAACTTCCCTTTACTCTACAAGAGACATTGCATATCACATATACAAATCCAGAAAATGCGATAAGATACTCGACATCTTCGGTTCTGACCATAAATTGGCTGCAAGACAAGTTGAACTTGCCCTTGAGATTCTTGAGGAAATTGAGCCTAACAGTGACAAGATGGAAGTCATCTTCTATGAATTCATCACCTTGCCTGAAGGATCCATGTCCACAAGAAGAGGAGTGTTCATCTCTGTGGATGAATTGATGGATGAGGCTGTAAAGAGAGCTAAGGAAGAAATTAGCTCAAGAAGGCCAGACCTTGATGAGGAAACAGCTGATGAGATTGCCGAAGAGATCGGTATCGGTGCAATCAGATATTACATTGCAAGATTATCTCCTGAAAAGCACATCACTTTCAAATGGGATGAGGCATTGAGCTTTGAAAGAGGCTGCGCTTCAATTCAATACGCTCATGCAAGAGCCTGCAAATTGCTAAAGAAGGCTCAAGATGAAAAGGGCATTGACTTAGCAAATATTGAGGCTGAAGAAAACTGGTCATTGGATGACAATGAGAAAGAATTGGTAAAATTGATTGCCAAGTTCCCAAGCTTGATTGAAGATTCAGCAAATATAAAAAGAGTTCATCCGATTGCACAATACTGTCAGGACTTGGCTGGTGCATTCAACAGGTTCTATAAGGCAGAGCAAGTAATCGGCTCTGATGTGGAAAATGCAAGATTGATTTTAGTTGAAAAGTCTAGAATCACATTGAGAAATGCATTGGACATTTTAGGAGTAAGTGCTCCGGAGATGATGTAG
- a CDS encoding signal peptidase I, with the protein MEIDLKEIAIYIVLIIAVLIVAQHLNVVVSGSMEPVMYRGDIVVLEKANLLGFNEFNVDDVDVGDIVVYVTPHHDGPIIHRVIEKGQVNGTTVFKIKGDNNDVADPFLVTEGQITSRVLTFNGQPIIIPKIGYISIWLRGL; encoded by the coding sequence TTGGAAATAGATTTAAAAGAAATAGCAATTTATATTGTCCTTATCATAGCTGTCCTTATTGTTGCACAGCACTTGAATGTTGTTGTATCCGGCAGTATGGAACCTGTAATGTATAGGGGAGATATTGTAGTGCTTGAAAAAGCTAATCTATTAGGATTCAATGAATTCAACGTAGATGACGTTGACGTTGGGGACATTGTGGTTTATGTAACCCCTCATCATGATGGGCCTATTATCCATAGGGTTATTGAAAAGGGTCAGGTCAATGGCACTACCGTATTTAAGATCAAGGGGGACAACAATGATGTTGCCGATCCGTTCTTGGTGACTGAAGGTCAGATCACCTCAAGGGTATTGACTTTTAATGGCCAACCAATAATTATTCCTAAAATAGGATATATCTCCATATGGCTAAGAGGACTTTAA